In Carya illinoinensis cultivar Pawnee chromosome 10, C.illinoinensisPawnee_v1, whole genome shotgun sequence, one DNA window encodes the following:
- the LOC122278434 gene encoding NDR1/HIN1-like protein 26, translating into MFYRFGKGFAHFCVSIRFPILGFLFRVCTGVPHRWGTIVHPHRILIPNDFPFPPASSFSLAVPPPSSYPQAYRTVGPRHSRSQPSFLCRLIAAATVLFAILGLLFLITWLVLKPRLPEFRVDSVSASPLNTTRSQLTAAWNITLVVRNPNTKLSIYYDRVQASVVYKDGSLISMMPLSPFFQPKRNETRVRFQLGVVGQYVGEDVATEISDERAGGSVGFGVRVLAWMRFRTRSWWRTSQCLLRVYCDWIQIGFDPSKASGSLTSQPGSCTN; encoded by the exons ATGTTTTATAGGTTTGGAAAG GGATTTGCTCACTTTTGTGTCTCCATCCGGTTCCCCATTTTGGGGTTTCTGTTTAGGGTTTGTACAGGAGTTCCCCATAGATGGGGAACGATTGTACATCCCCATCGCATCCTCATCCCCAACGATTTTCCTTTCCCCCCCGCGTCTTCCTTCTCTCTTGCGGTCCCACCTCCTTCCTCCTACCCTCAAGCCTACCGTACTGTGGGCCCTCGCCATAGCCGCAGTCAGCCCTCCTTCCTCTGCCGTCTCATCGCCGCCGCGACCGTCCTGTTCGCCATCCTCGGCCTGCTCTTCTTGATCACCTGGCTCGTCCTCAAGCCCCGCCTACCGGAGTTCCGGGTCGACTCGGTGTCTGCCTCCCCTCTCAATACGACTCGCTCCCAGTTAACCGCCGCGTGGAACATAACCCTCGTAGTCCGTAACCCCAACACCAAGCTTAGCATCTACTACGACCGTGTGCAGGCCTCTGTCGTCTACAAGGACGGGTCCCTAATCAGTATGATGCCGTTATCGCCCTTCTTCCAACCGAAGAGGAACGAGACCCGGGTTAGGTTCCAACTCGGTGTGGTAGGTCAGTACGTGGGTGAAGACGTGGCGACAGAGATTTCGGACGAGAGGGCTGGTGGGTCAGTGGGATTTGGGGTCAGAGTGCTTGCTTGGATGAGGTTTAGGACTAGATCTTGGTGGAGAACGAGTCAATGTCTGCTTCGGGTTTACTGCGATTGGATTCAAATTGGGTTTGACCCGAGTAAAGCTTCCGGATCTTTGACGAGTCAACCCGGGTCTtgcactaattaa